The genomic interval CAATACGCTCGTAGGACAGAGTGGTGGTCACCTGCTGCGCGTTCCAGAACTGGTTCAAGGCATAGGCAAACACGCTGTCCGGCAAGGAGGAGCGCAGCGAGCGCACAATCTGGAAATGCCCCTTGAGGCCGCGCACCAGGCCGAGCTCAGCCAGGGGGCTCTCAAGGCTGTCCTCCACGGCGCCCTGCGCGCCGGCCGGGCGGCTCTCGTAGGTGCGAACGAAGCATTCTACGTCGCGCTGCACGGTCGAGCGCGATACGCGCTGCCAGCCGCGCCCTTCAGCAACCTTCATCAGGCCGTCAACAAGATCGTCGCGTTTGAAGGTCGTGTTGTTGTAGTGGCTAAATGTCCAAAACCATGTGGTGGCCTTGCTCGCATTGGCGCACAAACACCAGTGGATAAGCCACAGACTTGCTGACGACTCCAGGTAGGGATCGACCGCATTAGAACCAAAGAGCAAGTCACCCAACGGTGTTGTCACAAGCTGTCCGGTCGTTCGGTCTTCTTCGATGATGCCACAAACTGTGGCCCAATGGCGGATGGATGATACCATATTCTTACCCACGCCAAGGCGGGCGATAGAGTCATCACTTAGAAAGACCTGCTTATTTGCCATATCGTGCTTGGTTGCACTGATAGCGTCGTAAGCCTTCTTTAACCATCCATACCTTAAAGGAAAGGTTTCGTGGCCTGAGAACTGAGGACGGTACTCAGTTTGATAAAGGGGACCACGAACCATATCACCGACCTGGAGGTTTCTTCCAGGTCGACAGTACCGCAGCGCTTGGGGTAGGGTCAATGAACCTGGAGGATTCCTCCAGGGATGGCGTCTGAGCGGCCACACCGCGC from Methylobacterium sp. AMS5 carries:
- a CDS encoding DUF4007 family protein, whose product is MVRGPLYQTEYRPQFSGHETFPLRYGWLKKAYDAISATKHDMANKQVFLSDDSIARLGVGKNMVSSIRHWATVCGIIEEDRTTGQLVTTPLGDLLFGSNAVDPYLESSASLWLIHWCLCANASKATTWFWTFSHYNNTTFKRDDLVDGLMKVAEGRGWQRVSRSTVQRDVECFVRTYESRPAGAQGAVEDSLESPLAELGLVRGLKGHFQIVRSLRSSLPDSVFAYALNQFWNAQQVTTTLSYERIAHEPGSPGRIFVLDETELATRLGALEDVTRGLFQWSETAGLKQVIRERALSSEEALDLLRAGYPRRAQKDAA